From the Streptomyces nigrescens genome, one window contains:
- a CDS encoding DUF6243 family protein — protein sequence MSKGNAGGMLGVGGTRNKLSRGALRGGGGTGRGGRGRSEADRRDELLRKFQERARKQ from the coding sequence ATGAGCAAGGGCAATGCGGGCGGAATGCTGGGGGTCGGCGGGACCCGGAACAAGCTCTCGCGGGGCGCGCTGCGCGGCGGCGGGGGCACCGGCCGCGGCGGCCGGGGGCGGTCCGAAGCGGACCGCCGCGATGAACTGCTGCGCAAATTCCAGGAGCGGGCCCGGAAGCAGTGA
- a CDS encoding TetR/AcrR family transcriptional regulator encodes MANKAAPDSSRRSERSRRAIFDAALTLVGEVGYDKLTIEGIASRAGVGKQTIYRWWPSKAAVLLDAFTAGVDDYDVKGLPDTGDLAADLKSVLRATADEFNDPAFQAPYRALAAAGANDEELSRTFVARLMEPGTRLYVDRIRAAQEAGEVAADIDARIAVEMLLSPFSQRWLMRTGELTHDFVDTLVDQVLRGLRPRG; translated from the coding sequence ATGGCGAACAAAGCAGCCCCCGACTCCTCCCGTCGCAGCGAACGCTCCCGTCGCGCGATCTTCGACGCCGCCCTGACGCTCGTCGGCGAGGTCGGCTACGACAAGCTCACGATCGAAGGCATCGCCTCCCGGGCCGGTGTCGGCAAGCAGACGATCTACCGCTGGTGGCCCTCCAAGGCGGCCGTCCTGCTCGACGCGTTCACCGCCGGCGTCGACGATTACGACGTGAAGGGCCTCCCCGACACCGGTGATCTGGCCGCGGACCTCAAGTCCGTGCTGCGGGCCACCGCCGACGAATTCAACGACCCGGCGTTCCAGGCCCCCTACCGCGCCCTCGCGGCGGCCGGTGCGAACGACGAGGAGCTCTCCCGCACCTTCGTCGCCCGGCTGATGGAGCCCGGCACCCGCCTCTATGTCGACCGGATCCGGGCGGCCCAGGAAGCCGGAGAGGTCGCCGCCGACATCGATGCGCGGATCGCCGTCGAGATGCTGCTGAGTCCCTTCTCACAGCGCTGGCTGATGCGTACCGGCGAATTGACCCACGACTTCGTCGACACCCTGGTCGACCAGGTGCTGCGGGGGCTGCGGCCGCGCGGCTGA
- a CDS encoding small ribosomal subunit Rsm22 family protein produces MHEELRAALAGLLDGLPPKQAAQAVDRLIANYRGRTPTDAPVLRDRADVAAYAAYRMPATFEAVRAALTAFAARVPDWSPVSHVDIGGGTGAATWATAATWEGHHSTVLDWAQPALDLGQELAAKTLPDTTWQRQTIGEGLTVPAGTDLVTVSYVLGELRPEDRHAVVAAAAAAAKAVVLIEPGTPDGYLRIREARTQLTEAGLRIVAPCPHSDTCPIVPGEDWCHFSARVSRSSLHRQVKGGSLPYEDEKFSYVAATTLDATPAPARIVRKPQLRKGQVLLDLCTTDEGLQRTTVTKRHGTHYRQARDASWGDDWS; encoded by the coding sequence ATGCACGAGGAACTGCGCGCCGCGCTGGCGGGCCTGCTCGACGGCTTGCCGCCCAAACAGGCCGCGCAGGCAGTCGACCGTCTGATCGCCAACTACCGGGGCCGCACCCCCACCGACGCCCCGGTCCTGCGCGACCGCGCGGATGTGGCCGCGTACGCCGCCTACCGCATGCCGGCCACCTTCGAAGCCGTACGGGCCGCGCTGACCGCGTTCGCCGCCCGGGTCCCGGACTGGTCCCCGGTCAGCCATGTGGACATCGGCGGCGGCACCGGCGCCGCCACCTGGGCCACCGCCGCCACCTGGGAAGGCCACCACAGCACCGTCCTGGACTGGGCACAGCCCGCCCTGGACCTCGGCCAGGAACTCGCCGCCAAGACCCTCCCCGACACGACCTGGCAGCGGCAGACCATCGGCGAGGGCCTGACCGTCCCCGCCGGCACGGACCTGGTCACCGTCTCCTACGTCCTGGGCGAACTCCGCCCCGAGGACCGCCATGCCGTCGTCGCCGCCGCGGCCGCCGCGGCCAAGGCCGTCGTCCTGATCGAACCCGGCACCCCCGACGGCTACCTCCGCATCCGCGAGGCCCGCACCCAGCTCACCGAAGCCGGTCTGCGCATCGTCGCCCCCTGCCCGCACAGCGACACCTGCCCGATCGTCCCCGGGGAGGACTGGTGCCACTTCTCCGCCCGGGTCAGCCGCTCCTCCCTCCACCGTCAGGTCAAGGGCGGCTCCCTCCCGTACGAGGACGAAAAGTTCAGCTACGTCGCCGCCACCACCCTCGACGCCACCCCCGCCCCCGCCCGCATCGTCCGCAAACCCCAACTCCGCAAGGGCCAGGTCCTCCTGGACCTCTGCACCACAGACGAGGGCCTGCAACGCACCACGGTGACCAAGCGCCACGGCACCCACTATCGCCAGGCCCGAGACGCCTCCTGGGGCGACGACTGGTCCTGA
- the ddaH gene encoding dimethylargininase: protein MRTLRRSATPRRYLMCPPTYFRVSYSINPWMDPDKPVDLALAHAQWEDLRDRYRALGHTVEELPAHPALPDMVFAANGATVVDGRVLGARFAFAERYGEAAVHAEWYRGHGFDAVREPRHVNEGEGDFAVTASWLLAGRGFRSSPLSHAEAQEYFARPVIGLDLVDPRYYHLDTALCVLDPGGGEPGGGAPGGGGAPGGGGAEVMYFPGAFSAGSRAVLARLFPDALIAGPADAAAFGLNAVSDGRHVLLPQAAVGLFEPLRERGYEPIGMDLTELLKGGGSVKCVTAELRLG from the coding sequence TTGCGTACCCTCCGGCGCAGCGCCACCCCCCGCCGCTATCTGATGTGCCCGCCCACGTACTTCCGGGTCAGCTACTCCATCAACCCCTGGATGGACCCCGACAAGCCCGTGGATCTCGCGCTCGCCCACGCCCAGTGGGAGGACCTGCGCGACCGCTACCGCGCGCTCGGCCACACCGTCGAGGAGCTGCCGGCGCACCCCGCCCTCCCCGACATGGTCTTCGCCGCCAACGGCGCCACCGTCGTGGACGGCCGGGTGCTCGGCGCGCGGTTCGCCTTCGCCGAGCGGTACGGCGAGGCCGCGGTGCATGCCGAGTGGTACCGCGGCCACGGGTTCGACGCGGTGCGGGAGCCGCGGCACGTCAACGAGGGCGAGGGCGACTTCGCGGTCACCGCGTCCTGGCTGCTGGCCGGGCGCGGCTTCCGCAGCAGTCCGCTGTCCCATGCGGAGGCGCAGGAGTACTTCGCCCGCCCGGTGATCGGCCTCGATCTCGTCGACCCGCGTTACTACCACCTCGATACGGCGCTGTGCGTGCTCGACCCCGGGGGCGGGGAGCCGGGCGGCGGGGCGCCGGGCGGGGGCGGGGCGCCGGGCGGGGGCGGGGCGGAGGTCATGTACTTCCCCGGCGCGTTCTCCGCCGGGAGCCGGGCCGTGCTGGCGCGGCTGTTCCCCGACGCGCTGATCGCCGGCCCGGCCGACGCGGCCGCGTTCGGGCTGAACGCGGTGTCCGACGGGCGGCATGTGCTGTTGCCCCAGGCGGCGGTGGGGCTCTTCGAACCGCTGAGGGAGCGGGGGTACGAGCCGATCGGGATGGATCTGACGGAGTTGTTGAAGGGTGGGGGGAGTGTGAAGTGTGTGACGGCGGAGCTGCGCTTGGGCTGA
- a CDS encoding serine hydrolase domain-containing protein, with product MERLVRGVRALPEGRPPWSPGVVVLAGRGPVVAAEAAAGWALRYRAYDPERDRGLDLPRDLWEPMRVGTVFDLASLSKLFTAIAAVQQVERGRLALDDEVRADLPAFAPGITVRQLLTHTSGLAPELPFYDHRDRTAQLALLWREAAAPSGGRAPVHRYSDLNLIALQLILEQRTGHRLDALIRDGITGPLGMSSTSYGPLAPQGVAATEDQRRPWAKADRGMIRGEVHDENAWALGGVAGHAGLFSTAQDLAVLCRTLLNGGAYGTARILGPDAVAALLDPPGLGFGVDQPYFMGELAGRGAAGHTGFTGTSLVLDRATDTFLVLLANTVHPRRRAGGSAPRAAAATRLARAVSRAT from the coding sequence GTGGAACGGCTGGTCCGCGGTGTCCGGGCACTGCCCGAGGGCCGGCCGCCCTGGTCCCCCGGCGTCGTCGTGCTGGCCGGCCGGGGCCCGGTCGTCGCCGCCGAGGCCGCCGCGGGCTGGGCGCTGCGCTACCGGGCCTACGACCCCGAGCGGGACCGCGGCCTCGATCTGCCCCGCGACCTGTGGGAGCCGATGCGGGTCGGCACCGTCTTCGACCTCGCCTCGCTCAGCAAGCTCTTCACCGCCATCGCCGCGGTCCAGCAGGTCGAACGCGGCCGGCTGGCCCTCGACGACGAGGTCCGGGCCGATCTGCCCGCCTTCGCCCCCGGCATCACCGTCCGGCAGCTGCTCACCCACACCTCGGGACTCGCCCCCGAGCTCCCCTTCTACGACCACCGGGACCGCACCGCCCAACTGGCGCTGCTGTGGCGGGAGGCGGCGGCCCCTTCCGGCGGCCGGGCCCCCGTCCACCGCTACTCCGACCTCAACCTCATCGCCCTCCAGCTGATCCTGGAGCAGCGCACCGGGCACCGGCTCGACGCCCTGATCCGCGACGGCATCACCGGCCCGCTGGGGATGTCCAGCACCTCGTACGGGCCGCTGGCGCCGCAGGGCGTCGCGGCCACCGAGGACCAGCGGCGGCCCTGGGCCAAGGCGGACCGCGGCATGATCCGCGGCGAGGTGCACGACGAGAACGCCTGGGCCCTGGGCGGTGTCGCCGGTCACGCCGGGCTCTTCTCCACCGCCCAGGACCTGGCGGTCCTCTGCCGCACCCTGCTCAACGGCGGCGCCTACGGCACCGCCCGGATCCTCGGGCCCGACGCGGTCGCCGCCCTCCTCGACCCGCCCGGTCTCGGCTTCGGCGTCGACCAGCCGTATTTCATGGGCGAGTTGGCGGGCCGCGGCGCGGCCGGGCACACCGGTTTCACCGGCACCAGCCTGGTCCTGGACCGCGCCACCGACACCTTCCTCGTCCTGCTCGCCAACACCGTCCACCCCCGCCGCCGCGCCGGCGGCAGCGCCCCCCGCGCCGCGGCCGCCACCCGGCTGGCCCGCGCGGTCTCCCGTGCCACCTGA
- the efeU gene encoding iron uptake transporter permease EfeU: MFGNYLIGLREGLEASLVVCILIAYLVKTGRREALRPVWLGIALAVVLSFAFGAALQFGSQTLTFKAQEALGGSLSIIAVCLVTWMVFWMRRTARHLKKELHGKLDAALQMGTVALVVTAFLSVGREGLETALFVWTAAQSADDGVRPLVGALLGLLTAVALGWLFYRGAVRINLAKFFTWTGGMLVVVAAGVLAYGFHDLQEAEFLPGLGSKAFDVSEQIPVDSWYGTLLKGVFNFQPDPTVLQVTVWALYLIPTLLFFLAPGRVSPNRATPAAAPSAPVAPKEPEPHDTQVAVPGARNSDVGSDGAADTERVHDGARREGDAAGGVEG, translated from the coding sequence ACCTGATCGGTCTGCGCGAGGGCCTGGAAGCCAGCCTCGTCGTCTGCATTCTCATCGCCTACCTGGTCAAGACCGGCAGGCGGGAGGCGCTGCGCCCGGTCTGGCTCGGCATCGCGCTCGCCGTGGTGCTGTCGTTCGCGTTCGGTGCGGCGCTGCAGTTCGGTTCGCAGACGCTGACGTTCAAGGCGCAGGAAGCGCTCGGCGGTTCGCTGTCGATCATCGCGGTGTGCCTGGTGACGTGGATGGTCTTCTGGATGCGGCGCACCGCGCGGCATCTGAAGAAGGAGCTGCACGGCAAGCTGGACGCGGCGCTGCAGATGGGCACCGTGGCGCTGGTGGTCACCGCGTTCCTGTCGGTGGGCCGCGAGGGCCTGGAGACCGCGCTGTTCGTCTGGACCGCCGCCCAGTCCGCCGACGACGGGGTACGGCCGCTGGTCGGGGCGCTGCTGGGCCTGCTGACGGCGGTGGCGCTGGGCTGGCTGTTCTACCGCGGTGCGGTGCGGATCAACCTGGCGAAGTTCTTCACCTGGACCGGCGGCATGCTGGTGGTGGTCGCGGCGGGCGTGCTGGCGTACGGCTTCCACGATCTGCAGGAGGCGGAGTTCCTGCCGGGGCTGGGCAGCAAGGCGTTCGACGTCAGCGAGCAGATTCCGGTCGACAGCTGGTACGGCACGCTGCTGAAGGGCGTCTTCAACTTCCAGCCGGACCCGACCGTTCTTCAGGTCACGGTGTGGGCTCTGTATCTGATCCCCACGCTTCTGTTCTTCCTCGCCCCGGGTAGGGTGTCGCCGAATCGTGCCACCCCGGCGGCCGCCCCGTCCGCCCCGGTCGCCCCGAAGGAGCCCGAGCCCCATGACACGCAGGTCGCCGTTCCGGGTGCCCGTAACTCTGATGTCGGCAGCGACGGCGCTGCTGATACTGAGCGGGTGCATGACGGTGCACGGCGAGAGGGAGATGCTGCCGGCGGTGTCGAAGGCTGA
- a CDS encoding bifunctional DNA primase/polymerase codes for MERKSRFSQWLRRPKSGSDGGDTDTGSAAARGREDLLLAAADAGFPVAPAAHPSGYGCSCERIGCPTPGRHPVSFGWQTVATTDRDKVAAWVRTLPQANFITATGITHDVLDVPVEAGRSALGRLDGAGIDVGPITLSGAGFGDGRMLFFTATRGTPDDEDEWWPCELDCHPETMDEHPGLRWHCRGSYVLLPPSTLPGDQPAVTWLRGPELPLPDPLTLLESLTDACAEFNDREPHHHEAHAWPIGR; via the coding sequence ATGGAACGCAAGAGCAGGTTCTCCCAGTGGCTGCGCCGGCCGAAGAGCGGATCGGACGGCGGCGATACGGACACGGGATCAGCGGCTGCGCGCGGCCGCGAGGACCTGCTGCTGGCGGCGGCCGACGCGGGATTCCCGGTGGCCCCGGCGGCGCACCCCTCCGGCTACGGCTGTTCCTGTGAACGCATCGGCTGCCCCACCCCCGGCCGCCACCCCGTCTCCTTCGGCTGGCAGACCGTCGCCACCACCGACCGCGACAAGGTCGCCGCCTGGGTCCGCACCCTCCCGCAGGCCAACTTCATCACCGCCACCGGCATCACCCATGACGTGCTGGACGTCCCCGTCGAGGCGGGCCGCAGCGCCCTGGGGCGGCTGGACGGGGCGGGTATCGACGTCGGGCCGATCACCCTCAGCGGCGCCGGCTTCGGCGACGGCCGGATGCTCTTCTTCACCGCCACCCGCGGCACCCCGGACGACGAGGACGAGTGGTGGCCCTGCGAGCTCGACTGCCACCCCGAGACCATGGACGAGCATCCGGGACTGCGCTGGCACTGCCGCGGCAGCTATGTGCTGCTGCCGCCCTCGACCCTGCCCGGCGACCAGCCCGCGGTGACCTGGCTGCGCGGCCCCGAACTGCCGCTGCCCGACCCGCTGACCCTGCTGGAGTCGCTCACCGACGCCTGCGCGGAGTTCAACGACCGCGAGCCGCACCACCACGAGGCACACGCCTGGCCGATCGGCCGCTGA